In Polynucleobacter sp. MWH-S4W17, a genomic segment contains:
- the rpsL gene encoding 30S ribosomal protein S12 — translation MPTINQLIRKPRSRLIVKSKSPALENSPQRRGVCTRVYTTTPKKPNSALRKVAKVRLTNGFEVISYIGGEGHNLQEHSVVLIRGGRVKDLPGVRYHIVRGSLDLQGVKDRKQSRSKYGAKRAKKSA, via the coding sequence ATGCCAACAATTAATCAATTAATACGTAAGCCAAGATCCAGGCTGATCGTTAAAAGCAAGAGCCCTGCACTGGAAAACAGTCCGCAGCGCCGTGGTGTTTGTACACGTGTGTACACCACTACTCCTAAAAAGCCTAACTCTGCGCTCCGTAAAGTAGCCAAAGTTCGCTTAACCAATGGTTTTGAAGTGATTTCATACATTGGTGGTGAGGGCCATAACCTCCAGGAACACTCAGTAGTGTTAATCCGTGGTGGTCGTGTAAAGGATTTGCCAGGTGTTCGTTACCACATCGTTCGTGGCTCACTTGACTTGCAAGGTGTTAAAGACCGTAAGCAGTCTCGTTCCAAGTACGGTGCTAAGCGCGCTAAGAAATCTGCTTAA
- the rpsG gene encoding 30S ribosomal protein S7: MPRRREVPKREILPDPKFGNVEVAKFMNVLMLDGKKSVAERIVYGAFDHIEKKANKEPLEIFSTAMGNVKPMVEVKSRRVGGANYQVPVEVRPSRRSALAMRWVREAAKKRGEKSMAQRLANELLEAAEGRGGAMKKREEVHRMAEANKAFSHFRF; encoded by the coding sequence ATGCCACGTCGTCGTGAAGTTCCCAAACGGGAAATTTTGCCGGATCCAAAATTCGGTAATGTAGAAGTAGCTAAATTCATGAACGTCCTCATGTTGGACGGTAAGAAATCGGTTGCAGAGCGTATCGTTTACGGTGCCTTTGATCACATCGAGAAAAAAGCAAACAAAGAACCACTCGAAATTTTCTCAACAGCTATGGGCAACGTAAAGCCAATGGTTGAGGTGAAGAGCCGTCGTGTTGGTGGCGCTAACTACCAGGTTCCTGTTGAAGTTCGCCCATCACGCCGCTCTGCTTTGGCAATGCGTTGGGTGCGCGAAGCCGCTAAAAAGCGCGGTGAGAAATCTATGGCTCAACGCTTGGCCAACGAATTATTAGAAGCTGCAGAAGGTCGCGGCGGAGCAATGAAGAAGCGTGAAGAAGTTCACCGTATGGCAGAAGCTAACAAAGCTTTCTCACATTTCCGCTTCTAA
- the fusA gene encoding elongation factor G: MARKTPIDRYRNIGISAHIDAGKTTTTERVLFYTGVNHKIGEVHDGAATMDWMEQEQERGITITSAATTTFWKGMAGNFAEHRINIIDTPGHVDFTIEVERSMRVLDGACMVYCAVGGVQPQSETVWRQANKYQVPRLAFVNKMDRTGANFFKVYDQMKLRLKANPILIQIPIGAEENFKGVVDLVKMKAIYWDEASQGTKFSYEEIPAELKASADEWREKMVEAAAESSEELMEKYLGGEELTEEEIKKALRQRTIANEIIPMMCGTAFKNKGVQAMLDAVVELLPSPLDVPPVPCELEDGTPTTRKADDAEKFSALAFKIMTDPFVGQLIFFRVYSGVMKSGDTIYNPIKGKKERVGRLLQMHANQREEIKEVYAGDIAAAVGLKDATTGETLCDPDSIVILERMVFPEPVISQAVEPKTKPDQEKMGLALNRLAQEDPSFRVKTDEESGQTIISGMGELHLEILVDRMRREFGVEATVGKPQVAYRETIRKVCEEIEGKFVKQSGGRGQYGHVVLKLEPQEPGKGFEFIDAIKGGVVPREYIPAVEKGIRETLNSGILAGYPVVDIKATLFFGSYHDVDSNENAFKMAGSMAFKDGMRKAAPVLLEPMMAVEVETPEDFMGNVMGDLSSRRGILQGMDDIPGGGKIVRAEVPLAEMFGYSTGLRSLTQGRATYTMEFKHYSEAPKNVAEAVMAAKAK, encoded by the coding sequence GTGGCACGTAAAACCCCCATCGACAGATACCGCAATATTGGTATCTCTGCGCACATTGACGCAGGCAAGACAACAACTACAGAACGCGTTTTGTTCTACACCGGTGTTAATCATAAAATTGGTGAAGTACATGATGGCGCTGCAACCATGGACTGGATGGAGCAAGAGCAAGAGCGTGGCATCACGATTACATCTGCTGCTACTACAACGTTCTGGAAGGGCATGGCTGGTAATTTCGCAGAGCACCGTATCAATATTATTGATACCCCAGGACACGTAGACTTCACTATTGAAGTTGAGCGTTCAATGCGCGTGTTGGATGGTGCTTGCATGGTTTACTGTGCGGTTGGTGGTGTACAGCCACAATCTGAAACTGTTTGGCGTCAAGCTAACAAGTATCAAGTTCCACGTTTAGCTTTTGTAAATAAGATGGACCGCACTGGCGCGAACTTCTTTAAGGTCTATGACCAGATGAAGTTACGCCTTAAAGCAAATCCTATCTTGATCCAGATTCCTATTGGCGCTGAAGAAAACTTCAAGGGCGTTGTGGACTTGGTAAAAATGAAGGCCATCTATTGGGATGAGGCTTCACAAGGCACTAAGTTTAGCTACGAAGAGATTCCTGCTGAATTAAAGGCATCTGCAGATGAGTGGCGCGAAAAGATGGTTGAAGCCGCTGCTGAAAGTTCAGAAGAGTTGATGGAGAAGTATCTTGGTGGCGAAGAGTTAACCGAAGAAGAAATCAAAAAAGCGTTGCGTCAACGTACGATTGCTAATGAAATCATTCCAATGATGTGCGGAACTGCCTTCAAAAACAAAGGCGTTCAGGCGATGTTGGATGCGGTGGTTGAGTTGTTGCCATCCCCATTAGACGTTCCACCAGTTCCTTGTGAATTGGAAGACGGCACCCCAACAACACGTAAAGCTGACGATGCTGAGAAATTCTCTGCATTGGCATTTAAGATTATGACTGACCCATTTGTTGGCCAGCTCATCTTCTTCCGCGTTTACTCGGGCGTAATGAAATCTGGCGACACAATCTACAACCCAATCAAGGGTAAGAAAGAGCGTGTTGGTCGTTTATTGCAAATGCATGCCAACCAACGTGAAGAAATTAAAGAAGTCTACGCAGGGGATATCGCTGCTGCAGTTGGTCTAAAAGACGCAACTACTGGCGAAACATTATGTGACCCAGATAGCATTGTTATTTTGGAGCGCATGGTATTCCCAGAGCCAGTTATCTCACAAGCAGTTGAGCCAAAGACAAAACCAGACCAAGAAAAAATGGGTCTTGCTTTGAATCGTTTGGCACAAGAAGATCCATCATTCCGCGTTAAGACAGATGAAGAATCTGGTCAAACGATTATTTCCGGTATGGGCGAGCTCCACTTGGAAATTTTGGTTGACCGTATGCGTCGTGAGTTTGGTGTTGAAGCAACTGTTGGTAAGCCACAAGTTGCCTATCGCGAAACTATTCGTAAAGTTTGCGAAGAAATCGAAGGTAAGTTTGTTAAGCAGTCTGGTGGTCGCGGTCAATACGGTCACGTGGTATTGAAGCTTGAGCCACAAGAGCCAGGCAAAGGTTTTGAATTCATTGACGCTATTAAGGGCGGTGTGGTTCCACGCGAATACATCCCTGCTGTAGAAAAAGGAATTCGCGAAACATTGAACTCCGGTATTTTGGCTGGTTATCCAGTCGTTGATATCAAAGCTACATTGTTCTTCGGTTCATACCATGATGTTGACTCCAATGAAAACGCATTTAAGATGGCGGGCTCTATGGCATTCAAAGACGGTATGCGTAAAGCAGCGCCAGTGTTACTTGAGCCGATGATGGCTGTTGAAGTAGAAACACCAGAAGATTTCATGGGTAACGTAATGGGCGATCTCTCATCCCGTCGCGGTATTTTGCAAGGTATGGACGACATTCCAGGCGGCGGTAAGATCGTTCGCGCTGAAGTGCCGTTGGCAGAGATGTTTGGTTACTCAACTGGCTTGCGCTCGTTGACCCAAGGTCGCGCTACCTACACCATGGAGTTTAAGCATTATTCCGAAGCACCGAAGAACGTTGCTGAAGCAGTTATGGCTGCTAAAGCGAAGTAA
- the tuf gene encoding elongation factor Tu yields the protein MAKEKFERTKPHVNVGTIGHVDHGKTTLTAAIATVLSKAFGGEAKAYDQIDAAPEEKARGITINTAHVEYETANRHYAHVDCPGHADYVKNMITGAAQMDGAILVCSAADGPMPQTREHILLARQVGVPYIIVFLNKCDMVDDEELLELVEMEVRELLSKYKFPGDDTPIIRGSAKLALEGDEGPLGKEAIMKLAEALDTFIPTPERAVDGAFLMPVEDVFSISGRGTVVTGRIERGIVKVGEEIEIIGIKPTLKTTCTGVEMFRKLLDQGQAGDNVGILLRGTKREEVERGQVLAKPGSITPHTHFTAEVYILGKDEGGRHTPFFNNYRPQFYFRTTDVTGSIELPKDKEMVMPGDNVSITVKLIAPIAMEEGLRFAIREGGRTVGAGVVAKILA from the coding sequence ATGGCAAAAGAAAAATTCGAGCGGACAAAACCGCACGTAAACGTAGGCACCATCGGTCACGTTGACCACGGTAAAACCACATTGACAGCAGCAATTGCAACCGTGCTTTCTAAAGCATTCGGTGGCGAAGCTAAAGCATACGATCAGATCGATGCTGCTCCTGAAGAAAAAGCACGTGGTATTACGATTAATACTGCGCACGTTGAGTACGAGACTGCAAACCGTCACTACGCACACGTGGATTGCCCAGGACATGCTGACTACGTGAAGAACATGATTACTGGTGCTGCTCAGATGGACGGCGCAATTTTAGTTTGCTCTGCTGCTGACGGCCCAATGCCACAAACTCGTGAGCACATCCTCTTGGCACGCCAAGTGGGCGTTCCTTACATCATCGTGTTCTTGAACAAGTGCGACATGGTTGATGACGAAGAGTTGTTAGAGCTCGTAGAAATGGAAGTTCGTGAGCTTTTATCTAAATACAAATTCCCTGGCGATGACACACCAATCATCCGTGGTTCTGCTAAGTTAGCTCTTGAAGGCGACGAAGGCCCATTGGGTAAAGAAGCCATCATGAAATTGGCTGAAGCTTTGGATACCTTTATTCCTACTCCAGAACGTGCTGTTGACGGCGCATTCTTGATGCCAGTAGAAGATGTGTTCTCTATCTCCGGTCGCGGTACTGTTGTGACTGGCCGTATCGAGCGCGGTATTGTTAAGGTTGGTGAAGAGATCGAAATTATCGGTATCAAGCCAACACTCAAGACTACTTGTACTGGTGTTGAAATGTTCCGCAAATTGCTCGACCAAGGTCAAGCAGGCGATAACGTTGGTATCTTGTTACGCGGTACAAAACGTGAAGAAGTTGAGCGCGGCCAAGTATTGGCTAAGCCAGGTTCAATCACCCCACATACTCACTTTACAGCCGAGGTTTATATCTTGGGTAAAGATGAAGGTGGTCGTCATACTCCATTCTTTAACAACTATCGTCCACAGTTTTACTTCCGTACTACGGACGTAACTGGTTCAATCGAGTTGCCAAAAGACAAAGAAATGGTGATGCCTGGTGATAACGTTTCGATTACCGTAAAGCTCATCGCTCCAATCGCGATGGAAGAAGGTTTACGTTTTGCGATCCGTGAAGGTGGCCGTACTGTTGGCGCTGGCGTGGTTGCAAAGATTTTGGCTTAA
- the rpsJ gene encoding 30S ribosomal protein S10, which produces MQNQKIRIRLKAFDYRLIDQSAAEIVDTAKRTGAVVKGPVPLPTRIERFDILRSPHVNKTSRDQLEIRTHLRLMDIVDPTEKTVDALMKLDLPAGVDVEIKLQ; this is translated from the coding sequence ATGCAAAACCAAAAAATTCGTATTCGCCTTAAAGCATTTGATTACCGTTTAATCGACCAGTCTGCAGCTGAAATCGTTGATACAGCTAAGCGTACTGGTGCAGTTGTTAAGGGTCCAGTTCCTTTGCCAACCCGTATTGAGCGTTTTGATATCTTGCGTTCACCACACGTGAACAAGACATCCCGTGATCAGTTAGAGATCCGCACCCATCTCCGTTTGATGGATATAGTTGATCCTACAGAGAAAACTGTAGATGCTTTGATGAAGTTAGACCTTCCAGCAGGCGTGGACGTTGAAATTAAGTTGCAGTAA
- the rplC gene encoding 50S ribosomal protein L3, with product MSLGLIGRKVGMTRLFTDEGDSIPVTVIDVSDNRIAQIKTQATDGYDAIQLAHGTRRATRVTKAMAGHFAKAGVMAGNGLNEFQLDAAKIAEMTPGQVIPADTAFTAGQKVDVQGVSIGKGYAGTIKRYHFASGRASHGNSRSHNVPGSIGMAQDPGRVFPGKRMTGHLGDVTRTVQNLVIARIDSERNLIMVKGAIPGAPGGKVIVTPAVKTPLKKK from the coding sequence ATGAGCTTAGGCTTAATCGGCCGCAAGGTCGGCATGACCCGTCTATTTACGGACGAAGGGGACTCAATCCCTGTGACCGTAATTGACGTGAGCGACAACAGAATCGCTCAAATCAAGACCCAGGCAACTGATGGCTATGATGCTATCCAGTTAGCACATGGCACACGTAGAGCTACTCGCGTTACTAAAGCAATGGCTGGTCACTTCGCCAAAGCTGGTGTGATGGCAGGTAACGGCCTCAACGAATTCCAATTAGATGCAGCAAAAATTGCAGAAATGACGCCAGGACAAGTAATTCCTGCTGACACTGCATTTACTGCTGGTCAAAAAGTGGACGTACAAGGTGTGTCTATCGGTAAGGGCTACGCAGGTACCATCAAGCGTTATCACTTCGCTTCTGGTCGTGCATCCCACGGTAACTCACGTTCACATAACGTACCAGGCTCTATCGGTATGGCGCAAGACCCAGGTCGTGTTTTCCCTGGTAAGCGTATGACCGGTCACTTGGGTGACGTTACACGTACAGTTCAAAATTTAGTCATCGCACGCATTGATTCAGAACGTAATCTGATCATGGTTAAAGGCGCTATTCCAGGCGCCCCAGGCGGTAAAGTTATTGTTACTCCAGCGGTTAAAACACCGTTGAAGAAGAAATAA
- the rplD gene encoding 50S ribosomal protein L4: protein MELKLLQDNGTLGAGVQASPEVFEREYNEALVHQVVVAYQANARSGNRAQKDREQVKHTTKKPWRQKGTGRARAGMSSSPLWRGGGRIFPNSPEENFSQKVNKKMYRAGMRSILSQLAREGRLNVVDQFSLDAPKTKVLADKVKAMGLDSVLIIVDQVSENLYLASRNLHKVAVCEPQHADPLALVQYKKVLVSKAAIAKIEELLK from the coding sequence ATGGAACTTAAGCTTCTCCAAGACAACGGTACTTTAGGTGCAGGCGTACAAGCTTCACCAGAAGTATTCGAACGTGAATATAACGAAGCATTGGTACACCAAGTTGTAGTGGCTTACCAAGCTAATGCACGTAGCGGTAACCGTGCACAAAAAGACCGTGAGCAAGTTAAGCACACAACCAAGAAACCTTGGCGTCAAAAAGGTACTGGTCGTGCACGTGCTGGTATGAGCTCTTCCCCGCTGTGGCGTGGAGGTGGCCGTATATTCCCGAATTCTCCAGAAGAGAATTTCAGCCAAAAAGTAAACAAGAAAATGTACCGCGCTGGTATGAGATCTATTTTGTCTCAGTTAGCTCGCGAAGGTCGTTTGAATGTTGTTGATCAATTTTCTCTTGACGCTCCAAAGACTAAAGTTTTAGCTGACAAAGTTAAAGCTATGGGATTGGATTCAGTCTTGATTATTGTTGATCAGGTTAGCGAGAATTTGTACTTGGCATCACGTAACTTGCATAAGGTTGCTGTATGTGAGCCACAGCACGCTGATCCGTTAGCTTTGGTTCAATACAAAAAAGTATTGGTAAGCAAAGCTGCGATCGCAAAAATTGAGGAGTTGCTGAAATGA
- the rplW gene encoding 50S ribosomal protein L23 → MSQVRKNDHNLMRVLLGPVISEKATMVAEKNEQVVFQVARDANKLDVKQAVELLFKVQVDSVQIVNQKGKPKRYGRFEGRRDHTKKAYVSLKPGQEINFEAEAN, encoded by the coding sequence ATGAGCCAAGTCCGTAAAAATGATCACAACCTAATGAGGGTTCTGCTTGGACCGGTTATCTCTGAAAAAGCCACTATGGTTGCAGAGAAAAACGAACAAGTAGTTTTCCAAGTAGCTCGCGACGCAAATAAACTCGATGTAAAACAAGCGGTTGAATTGCTCTTCAAAGTGCAAGTTGATTCTGTTCAAATCGTGAATCAAAAGGGTAAGCCTAAGCGCTATGGCCGTTTTGAAGGTCGTCGTGACCACACTAAGAAGGCCTACGTAAGCTTGAAGCCAGGTCAAGAAATTAACTTTGAAGCGGAGGCGAATTAA
- the rplB gene encoding 50S ribosomal protein L2, which translates to MPLMKTKPTSPGRRSMVKVVNPDLHKGKPFAALVEPQFQKAGRNNNGHITTRHKGGGHKHHYRVVDFKRNDKDGIPAKVERLEYDPNRSANIALIVFADGERRYILAAKGMTVGQALMSGSEAPIKSGNNLPIRNIPVGSTIHCVEIMPGKGAQVARSAGGSAVLLAREGVYAQVRLRSGEVRRVLIECRATIGEVGNEEHSLRVIGKAGANRWRGIRPTVRGVAMNPVDHPHGGGEGKTGEGRVPVSPWGTPTKGYRTRRNKRTTSMIVQRRQKR; encoded by the coding sequence ATGCCTTTGATGAAGACAAAACCGACCTCACCAGGTCGTCGTTCAATGGTCAAGGTGGTAAATCCTGACCTGCATAAAGGTAAACCTTTTGCAGCGTTGGTAGAGCCACAATTCCAAAAAGCGGGTCGTAACAATAATGGTCACATCACTACCCGTCATAAAGGTGGTGGTCATAAGCATCACTATCGTGTTGTTGATTTCAAACGCAACGACAAAGATGGTATTCCAGCAAAAGTTGAACGCTTGGAATACGATCCAAACCGTAGTGCAAATATTGCATTGATCGTGTTTGCTGATGGTGAGCGTCGCTACATTCTTGCTGCAAAAGGGATGACTGTTGGTCAGGCATTGATGAGTGGCTCAGAAGCCCCAATCAAGTCTGGTAATAACTTGCCAATTCGCAACATTCCGGTTGGTAGCACGATTCACTGTGTAGAAATCATGCCGGGTAAGGGTGCTCAAGTAGCGCGCTCGGCCGGTGGTTCAGCAGTATTGTTGGCCCGTGAAGGTGTATACGCTCAAGTGCGTTTGCGCTCAGGCGAAGTGCGCCGTGTTCTGATTGAGTGCCGCGCCACTATTGGTGAAGTTGGCAACGAAGAGCACAGCTTGCGTGTTATTGGTAAAGCTGGTGCAAATCGCTGGCGTGGTATTCGCCCAACCGTTCGCGGTGTGGCAATGAACCCAGTAGATCACCCACATGGTGGTGGTGAAGGTAAAACTGGTGAAGGCCGTGTACCAGTATCTCCATGGGGCACTCCAACTAAAGGTTATCGTACACGTCGTAACAAGCGTACAACATCGATGATCGTTCAACGTCGTCAAAAGCGTTAA
- the rpsS gene encoding 30S ribosomal protein S19, whose product MTRSAKKGPFCEASLVNKVEVAQANKDKKPIKTWSRRSTILPDFIGLTIAVHNGRQHVPVYVSENMVGHKLGEFALTRTFKGHAADKKVTKK is encoded by the coding sequence ATGACACGTTCAGCTAAAAAAGGCCCATTTTGCGAAGCCAGCTTGGTAAACAAGGTTGAAGTCGCACAAGCCAACAAAGACAAAAAGCCGATCAAAACTTGGTCACGCCGTTCAACAATCCTCCCAGACTTTATTGGTCTGACGATTGCTGTGCATAACGGTCGTCAACACGTTCCGGTTTATGTATCAGAAAACATGGTGGGTCATAAGTTAGGCGAATTTGCCTTGACCCGTACTTTCAAAGGTCACGCTGCTGACAAGAAAGTAACGAAGAAGTAA
- the rplV gene encoding 50S ribosomal protein L22 gives MMEVKAIHKSARISAQKTRLVADQIRGLPIARALNILNFSPKKAAFIVKKVVESAVANAEHNKGADIDELKVSTIIVDKGTSLKRFTARAKGRGNQIEKQTCHITVTLSN, from the coding sequence ATGATGGAAGTTAAAGCTATTCACAAGAGCGCCCGCATTTCTGCGCAAAAGACACGTTTGGTCGCAGACCAAATTCGTGGTTTGCCAATTGCACGCGCATTAAACATTTTGAATTTCAGCCCCAAGAAAGCTGCCTTCATTGTGAAAAAAGTGGTTGAGTCTGCAGTGGCCAACGCTGAACACAATAAAGGCGCTGATATTGATGAGCTCAAGGTTTCAACAATTATTGTTGATAAAGGTACTTCCTTGAAGCGCTTCACAGCACGCGCTAAGGGTCGTGGTAATCAAATTGAAAAACAAACATGTCACATTACCGTGACCTTGAGTAACTAA
- the rpsC gene encoding 30S ribosomal protein S3 produces MGQKINPTGFRLAVTKNWTSRWYANNTDFAKMLKEDVDVRIYLKKKLKNASVSKVVIERPAKNARITIYSSRPGVVIGKKGEDIEVLRRELQKRMGVPVHVNIEEIRKPEVDAQLIADSITQQLEKRIMFRRAMKRAMQNAMRLGAQGIKIMSSGRLNGAEIARREWYREGRVPLHTLKADIDYATSEAETTYGIIGVKVWVYKGDTLGRGAEAQVVAPSAEPAAEEKKTRRAPSKTAARKPAAGTDKPLVAAKPAVKRVRKVETPAADTQKSGE; encoded by the coding sequence ATGGGACAAAAGATAAACCCAACCGGATTCCGACTCGCGGTAACGAAGAATTGGACATCACGTTGGTATGCAAACAATACTGACTTTGCGAAGATGTTGAAAGAGGACGTAGATGTCCGCATCTATCTCAAAAAGAAGTTGAAGAATGCATCCGTAAGTAAAGTTGTGATTGAGCGTCCTGCAAAGAATGCCCGCATCACCATCTATAGCTCACGTCCAGGCGTTGTAATCGGTAAAAAAGGCGAAGATATTGAAGTGCTCCGCCGCGAATTGCAAAAGCGTATGGGTGTTCCAGTTCACGTGAACATTGAAGAAATTCGTAAGCCAGAAGTTGACGCGCAATTAATTGCCGACTCAATTACTCAGCAGCTCGAAAAACGTATCATGTTCCGTCGTGCGATGAAGCGTGCAATGCAAAATGCAATGCGCCTTGGTGCGCAAGGCATCAAAATCATGTCATCAGGTCGTTTGAATGGTGCTGAGATCGCTCGTCGCGAATGGTATCGCGAAGGTCGTGTTCCACTTCATACATTGAAGGCTGATATTGATTACGCAACATCAGAAGCTGAAACTACATACGGCATCATTGGTGTAAAAGTTTGGGTATACAAAGGCGACACATTGGGTCGTGGTGCAGAAGCTCAAGTGGTTGCTCCATCAGCTGAACCAGCTGCCGAAGAAAAGAAAACTCGTCGTGCCCCAAGCAAGACAGCTGCTCGTAAACCAGCTGCTGGCACAGACAAGCCATTAGTTGCTGCTAAGCCAGCAGTAAAGCGTGTGCGTAAGGTTGAAACACCTGCCGCAGATACGCAGAAGTCAGGAGAGTAA
- the rplP gene encoding 50S ribosomal protein L16, giving the protein MLQPKRRKYRKEQKGRNTGVATRGSSVAFGDFGLKAVGRGRLTARQIESARRAMTRHIKRGGRIWIRIFPDKPISQKPAEVRMGNGKGNPEYYVAEIQPGKVLYEMDGVDEQLAREAFKLAAAKLPLQTTFVIRHLG; this is encoded by the coding sequence ATGCTACAACCAAAGCGTCGCAAGTATCGTAAGGAACAAAAAGGTCGCAACACTGGCGTGGCAACACGTGGTAGTTCCGTAGCCTTTGGTGACTTTGGATTGAAGGCCGTTGGCCGTGGTCGTTTGACTGCTCGTCAAATCGAGTCAGCACGTCGTGCAATGACTCGTCACATTAAACGTGGTGGCCGTATTTGGATTCGCATTTTCCCAGATAAGCCAATTTCACAAAAACCTGCTGAAGTACGTATGGGTAACGGTAAAGGTAATCCAGAGTACTACGTAGCTGAAATTCAACCAGGCAAAGTGCTCTACGAGATGGACGGTGTTGACGAGCAATTGGCGCGCGAAGCTTTCAAGCTTGCTGCTGCTAAGTTGCCTTTACAGACCACTTTCGTGATTCGCCACTTAGGTTGA
- the rpmC gene encoding 50S ribosomal protein L29 → MKNTELASKDLTALNAELTELLKTGFKLRMQKGTQQLTNTSQLGKNKRDIARVKTFITQKTAQK, encoded by the coding sequence ATGAAAAATACAGAATTAGCTTCAAAAGATCTGACAGCTTTAAATGCAGAGTTAACCGAGTTGCTTAAGACCGGTTTTAAGCTCCGCATGCAAAAGGGCACTCAGCAACTCACAAATACCAGTCAATTGGGTAAAAATAAGCGCGACATCGCTCGTGTGAAGACTTTTATCACCCAAAAGACTGCACAGAAATAA
- the rpsQ gene encoding 30S ribosomal protein S17 → MTELSKPLRRTLVGRVVSDKMQKTVTVLVERQVKHPVIGKYVGQSKKYHAHDEAGTYKMGDTVEIAESKPISRTKSWVVTRLVEASKGI, encoded by the coding sequence ATGACAGAATTATCTAAACCCTTGCGCCGCACCCTCGTGGGCCGTGTTGTTAGCGACAAAATGCAGAAAACTGTGACGGTGTTGGTTGAGCGTCAAGTTAAGCATCCAGTGATTGGTAAGTACGTTGGCCAGTCCAAAAAGTACCATGCTCATGACGAAGCTGGCACATACAAGATGGGTGATACCGTTGAAATTGCTGAATCTAAGCCAATTTCACGTACTAAATCTTGGGTTGTGACCCGTTTGGTAGAGGCTTCAAAGGGTATTTAA
- the rplN gene encoding 50S ribosomal protein L14 produces the protein MIQTESRLQVADNTGASEVLCIKVLGGSKRRYASIGDVIKVSVKSAAPRGRVKKGDIYNAVVVRTAKGVRRPDGSLIKFDGNAAVLLNAKLEPIGTRIFGPVTRELRTEKFMKIVSLAPEVI, from the coding sequence ATGATACAAACCGAAAGTAGATTACAGGTTGCCGATAACACAGGCGCCAGTGAAGTGTTGTGCATCAAGGTATTGGGCGGCTCTAAGCGTCGTTACGCCAGTATTGGTGATGTCATCAAAGTCAGCGTTAAGTCTGCTGCTCCACGTGGCCGTGTTAAAAAAGGTGATATTTATAACGCCGTAGTTGTGAGAACTGCTAAGGGTGTTCGCCGTCCAGATGGTTCATTGATTAAGTTCGATGGCAACGCTGCGGTATTGCTCAACGCTAAGTTAGAGCCAATTGGCACACGTATCTTTGGACCAGTGACGCGCGAGTTGCGTACTGAAAAGTTCATGAAGATCGTTTCTCTCGCCCCCGAAGTTATTTAA
- the rplX gene encoding 50S ribosomal protein L24 — translation MKKIRKGDSVVLLTGRDKGKQGTVTAVLENKLVIEGVNIYKKSVKPNPAAGVTGGMIDKTMPVHISNVAVVDGNGKPSRVGIKLVDGKKQRFLKTTGATLSA, via the coding sequence ATGAAAAAGATTCGTAAAGGTGATTCCGTAGTTCTGTTGACTGGCCGTGATAAGGGCAAGCAAGGAACTGTTACAGCCGTTCTCGAGAACAAGTTAGTGATCGAAGGCGTAAATATTTATAAAAAGAGCGTTAAGCCAAATCCAGCAGCCGGTGTTACTGGCGGCATGATTGACAAGACGATGCCTGTTCACATTTCTAATGTGGCTGTGGTTGACGGTAACGGCAAGCCATCACGTGTTGGTATCAAACTCGTGGATGGTAAAAAGCAACGTTTCCTCAAAACCACTGGCGCAACTTTAAGCGCATAA